One window from the genome of Streptococcus parasanguinis encodes:
- a CDS encoding DUF6287 domain-containing protein, translating into MKKGFVIVLSALVLASCGRPHRTVSPKSSDTKQTSTSEKKQSGIDLKAIKAKDYSSIKGTWIDGRGNELVFDDKGLVSEDVELNASSFKQKDQIAEMTVSAKSGVGGYGLLLLPKGQKAGKDDASDKSKDRIWAGQSPAYGDDDNFYYRKKEQPKDREQVDTDDSSSKSKTSKAKKWNTRSDSEVKSSKKADQNDYPGYTDAQVEAARVWAYVIKNVPSELNISNSAAGTKIYNGGLGVDYPKDVRHLFGSYSAEGNITYASNGDGTVTIYPVPSHWQQSADELNSEEFMTQFTQGILDHAETVTLPDGDPDMIRQILAVLK; encoded by the coding sequence ATGAAAAAGGGTTTTGTGATTGTGCTTTCTGCTTTGGTCTTGGCTTCCTGCGGTCGTCCTCATAGGACGGTGTCGCCTAAGAGTTCGGATACCAAGCAGACCAGCACTTCGGAAAAGAAACAGTCTGGTATTGATTTGAAAGCCATCAAGGCTAAGGACTACTCGAGTATCAAGGGGACTTGGATCGATGGGCGTGGCAATGAGCTGGTCTTTGATGACAAGGGCTTGGTCAGCGAGGATGTTGAGCTTAATGCATCGAGCTTTAAGCAGAAGGACCAGATCGCTGAGATGACGGTTAGTGCCAAGTCGGGTGTTGGAGGCTACGGTCTCTTGCTCCTGCCAAAGGGTCAGAAAGCTGGCAAAGACGATGCTTCGGATAAGTCCAAGGATCGGATCTGGGCTGGTCAGTCACCGGCTTATGGCGATGATGACAATTTCTACTATCGCAAGAAAGAGCAACCGAAAGATCGGGAGCAAGTAGATACAGATGATAGCAGTAGTAAGTCTAAGACGAGTAAGGCCAAGAAGTGGAATACTCGATCGGATAGCGAGGTCAAATCTTCGAAGAAGGCGGATCAGAATGATTATCCAGGCTACACCGATGCTCAGGTCGAAGCTGCGCGTGTCTGGGCTTATGTGATCAAGAACGTTCCTTCAGAGTTAAATATTTCAAATAGTGCAGCTGGAACAAAGATTTATAATGGTGGCTTGGGTGTCGATTATCCAAAAGATGTGCGCCATCTGTTTGGTTCTTATTCAGCAGAAGGAAATATCACTTATGCATCCAACGGTGATGGGACAGTGACGATCTATCCTGTACCGAGCCACTGGCAACAGTCTGCGGATGAGCTTAATAGTGAAGAGTTTATGACGCAATTTACCCAAGGGATCTTGGACCATGCTGAAACGGTGACTTTGCCAGATGGGGATCCAGACATGATTCGCCAGATTCTTGCAGTACTGAAGTAA
- a CDS encoding DUF6572 domain-containing protein, with protein METIYLSQKDMLEIYQDGDKYFLRYPTFNITCPEVVREIPKEAADSYMSGEHTGKELMNYAQYGFWKSKKQYTQDESDKLFIEDHPSFILKNPENSRCLFTAEEFRQIVTKAIVSELEPSELDAIGIVDNHLELLLVDPVGWEEEIEAVHLEILQEKINNYIYFLESKQYVERYGDKFDKKIVHITFQYSPSDNGLAFLAAVQKVLQPTDMSLKVELPE; from the coding sequence ATAGAAACTATTTATTTAAGTCAAAAAGACATGTTGGAAATCTATCAAGACGGTGACAAGTATTTTTTACGTTATCCAACTTTTAATATTACCTGCCCAGAAGTGGTTAGAGAAATCCCCAAAGAAGCTGCAGACAGTTACATGTCGGGAGAACATACTGGTAAAGAGTTGATGAATTATGCACAATATGGTTTTTGGAAATCTAAAAAGCAATATACACAAGATGAATCCGATAAGCTCTTCATCGAAGATCATCCTTCCTTTATTTTGAAAAATCCTGAAAATAGTCGTTGTCTTTTCACAGCAGAGGAATTTAGACAAATTGTCACCAAAGCCATTGTTTCAGAACTGGAACCTAGCGAACTTGACGCTATTGGTATAGTTGATAATCATTTAGAGCTTCTTCTGGTGGATCCAGTTGGCTGGGAGGAAGAGATAGAAGCAGTCCATCTGGAAATTCTGCAGGAAAAAATTAACAATTACATTTACTTCCTCGAAAGCAAGCAATATGTGGAGAGATATGGCGATAAGTTTGATAAGAAAATCGTCCATATCACCTTCCAATATTCTCCATCAGATAACGGCTTAGCCTTCCTCGCAGCGGTTCAGAAGGTATTGCAACCGACGGATATGAGCTTGAAGGTAGAATTGCCGGAGTAA
- the rplS gene encoding 50S ribosomal protein L19, whose translation MNPLIQSLTEGQLRTDIPAFRPGDTVRVHAKVVEGSRERIQIFEGVVIARKGQGHTEMYTVRKISNGVGVERTFPVHTPRVEKIEVVRYGKVRRAKLYYLRALQGKAARIKEIRR comes from the coding sequence ATGAATCCATTAATCCAAAGCTTGACTGAAGGTCAACTTCGTACTGATATCCCTGCATTCCGTCCCGGTGACACTGTTCGTGTACACGCGAAAGTTGTCGAAGGATCTCGTGAACGTATCCAGATCTTTGAAGGCGTTGTTATCGCTCGTAAAGGTCAAGGACACACTGAAATGTACACTGTTCGTAAAATCTCTAACGGTGTCGGTGTTGAACGTACATTCCCAGTACACACTCCACGTGTAGAAAAGATTGAAGTTGTTCGTTACGGTAAAGTACGTCGTGCGAAATTGTACTACCTTCGTGCATTGCAAGGTAAAGCAGCTCGTATTAAAGAAATCCGTCGTTAA
- a CDS encoding chloride channel protein — translation MALFIGLLVGAIDMIFGQGLLLIGDVRSQHWPLILFLALAGLVIVYLYKRFGGKASKGMGLIFDVGHAREEKIPLVLVPLIMLTTWMSHLFGGSVGREGVAVQIGATLSHRFARHIKIPDASRIFLMTGMAAGFAGLFQTPLAATFFALEVLTVGELQLMALYPALIASIVASFTSHALGLEKFAVPLKETLSWTPETLIKVALLGLAFGLAGKLFAVSLSWLKKTVAKVLPNPYIRIAVIGAGLSLILLTLQLTKVGSYSGLGTNLIDVAFHQGSAQSYDWILKLLFTVVTISAGYQGGEVTPLFAIGATLGVFLAPLLGLPVLVVAAIGYASVFGSATTTLLAPILIGGEVFGYDNLPFFVIACAIAYCLPKEWSIYSGQKVAKK, via the coding sequence ATGGCTCTTTTTATTGGACTCTTGGTTGGTGCTATTGATATGATTTTTGGTCAAGGTCTTCTCCTGATTGGAGATGTACGAAGCCAGCATTGGCCCTTGATTCTTTTCCTAGCCTTAGCGGGGCTTGTCATCGTTTATCTTTATAAACGTTTTGGTGGCAAGGCTTCAAAAGGGATGGGCCTCATCTTTGATGTCGGACACGCGCGTGAGGAGAAAATCCCCTTGGTCTTGGTGCCTTTGATCATGCTGACGACCTGGATGAGCCATCTCTTTGGTGGTTCGGTCGGTCGGGAAGGTGTAGCAGTCCAGATCGGAGCTACGCTTTCGCATCGTTTTGCCCGTCACATCAAGATTCCAGATGCTTCGCGTATTTTTCTCATGACCGGGATGGCAGCCGGTTTTGCGGGGCTCTTTCAGACGCCACTCGCAGCAACCTTCTTTGCTCTTGAAGTCTTGACAGTTGGGGAGTTGCAGTTGATGGCTCTCTATCCTGCCCTTATCGCCTCGATCGTGGCTAGCTTCACCTCTCATGCTCTTGGCTTGGAGAAATTTGCTGTGCCACTCAAGGAAACGCTGAGCTGGACACCAGAGACCTTGATCAAAGTCGCCCTTCTTGGCTTGGCTTTTGGCCTCGCTGGGAAACTCTTTGCAGTTAGCCTTTCCTGGTTGAAGAAAACAGTCGCGAAAGTACTGCCTAATCCGTATATTCGAATCGCGGTCATTGGGGCTGGGCTCAGCTTGATCCTCTTGACTCTCCAACTGACCAAGGTTGGCTCTTATAGCGGACTCGGAACCAATCTGATTGATGTGGCTTTTCATCAGGGGAGTGCGCAGAGTTATGACTGGATTCTCAAGCTCCTCTTTACCGTGGTGACCATCTCTGCTGGATACCAAGGAGGAGAAGTGACACCGCTCTTTGCGATCGGAGCTACACTTGGCGTCTTTCTCGCTCCTCTGCTGGGCTTACCCGTCTTAGTGGTGGCTGCTATCGGTTATGCCAGTGTCTTTGGTAGTGCGACCACGACCTTGCTCGCACCGATCTTGATTGGAGGAGAAGTCTTTGGCTATGACAATCTTCCTTTCTTTGTGATCGCCTGCGCCATCGCCTATTGCCTACCAAAAGAGTGGAGCATTTATTCCGGCCAAAAAGTTGCAAAAAAGTAG
- a CDS encoding chorismate mutase, translating to MDLDQIRKDIDQIDQELVALLERRIVCVGQIVEYKEQQGLPVLDQGREREVLEKVGSLVTDEQYRATIQAQFQDMMKRSRDFQEEVRARD from the coding sequence ATGGATTTAGATCAGATTCGTAAGGACATTGACCAGATCGATCAAGAGCTAGTAGCCTTGCTGGAAAGACGGATAGTCTGTGTCGGTCAGATTGTAGAATATAAGGAGCAGCAGGGCTTACCTGTGCTCGATCAAGGAAGGGAGAGAGAAGTGCTTGAGAAAGTCGGGTCTCTCGTGACGGATGAGCAGTATCGTGCGACCATTCAAGCTCAGTTTCAAGATATGATGAAGCGCTCGAGAGACTTCCAAGAGGAGGTGAGGGCGCGTGACTAG
- a CDS encoding flavodoxin, producing the protein MTVAKIVFASMTGNTEEIADIVADKFRDLGVEVDVDECTTVDAEDFLDADIAVVATYTYGDGELPDEIQDFYEDLAGLDLKGKLYGVVGSGDTFYDEFCKAVDDFDRCFAATGAEKGSECVKVDLSAEDEDIEKLEAFAEELVAKAN; encoded by the coding sequence ATGACTGTAGCGAAGATTGTTTTTGCTAGTATGACTGGAAATACTGAAGAAATTGCTGATATCGTAGCGGACAAATTCCGTGATCTTGGTGTCGAAGTAGATGTGGATGAGTGTACAACTGTGGATGCGGAAGACTTCCTTGATGCGGATATCGCGGTGGTAGCGACTTATACTTACGGTGATGGAGAGCTTCCAGATGAGATCCAAGATTTCTACGAAGATTTGGCTGGCCTTGATCTCAAAGGCAAACTTTACGGTGTGGTAGGATCAGGTGATACCTTCTACGATGAATTCTGTAAAGCAGTTGATGATTTCGACCGTTGCTTCGCTGCGACTGGTGCTGAAAAAGGCTCTGAGTGTGTCAAAGTTGATTTGTCTGCAGAAGATGAAGACATTGAAAAATTAGAAGCCTTTGCAGAAGAACTTGTAGCAAAAGCAAATTAA
- a CDS encoding DUF3114 domain-containing protein gives MGIEVYRGSLDSQASSTGTMIEQQLKAYESLETSLTQIENSASRLSGQAYDSFRSFVTSVVQPLKEAGVALAEATQESVKKLPASYRSEVADEDLQEEKLVSDIEQCDRMIAIFHAEINEIAASKSTSAGDFQRLQRLQRIQGLNVLESIFKATKNKLQEKLNKLRAFNASSPSIFWEIDVLAQAIQIAVNQINVAWNPNTGMYSIPKDLSWSDLVNETIKNKEFENEYLPTKPKDVTAFEYNQFLTGLREQSVNLKEIDGWDKDAIKGYVKGVSKRTADAKTGSELNARRDALYAETKEIGSDIYTEMYASSKLDSKAKVELVLKQLGAETDKKQFMHLTSKTHKISENLPPHGDFNMYFRRDVVKAFGDKHLNYKKDLLRQQVHFFRYYLDRQAIYYIRNHYEGANDYEKLLAYGKENNIEFDYTTGSNYHNRFNPKDGFKRPYNMKVQVPQGNSAKGKDLNNARMVEFIVNLDTGEFDSQWDAYDNHKLANGRYDSNPNNYFKDELREIANTESFNYGPSKGNNTDVSGIYQGKHGMLDVDGTPEPATRTEAKRLFRYENDLGKTDEKTAHVGQFADIVKGGGHEDYEAWQRNTKGMSEKEKMEEYNKYKSYASGIKPSDRGYNKYTRSPEYIKEHK, from the coding sequence ATGGGAATCGAAGTTTATCGCGGTAGTTTGGATAGCCAAGCAAGTAGCACAGGTACTATGATTGAGCAACAATTGAAAGCCTATGAATCACTAGAAACATCATTAACTCAAATAGAAAATTCTGCCTCGCGCTTGTCTGGCCAAGCTTACGACTCTTTTAGAAGCTTTGTGACAAGTGTTGTCCAGCCATTGAAGGAGGCTGGGGTTGCTTTAGCAGAAGCTACACAAGAAAGTGTGAAGAAGCTTCCAGCATCCTATCGCTCGGAGGTGGCTGACGAGGACTTACAGGAAGAAAAGTTGGTTTCTGATATTGAACAGTGTGATCGAATGATTGCTATCTTTCATGCAGAGATCAATGAAATTGCTGCTAGTAAATCGACTAGTGCTGGAGATTTTCAACGGTTGCAGAGATTACAGAGGATTCAAGGATTAAACGTATTAGAAAGTATTTTTAAAGCTACTAAAAATAAACTACAAGAAAAATTAAATAAACTCAGAGCGTTTAATGCATCATCGCCAAGTATCTTCTGGGAAATTGATGTCTTAGCCCAAGCTATTCAAATAGCTGTCAATCAAATTAACGTAGCGTGGAATCCAAATACTGGAATGTATTCTATTCCAAAGGATTTATCCTGGTCTGATCTCGTAAATGAAACGATTAAGAATAAAGAGTTTGAAAATGAATATTTGCCAACGAAACCAAAGGATGTAACAGCGTTCGAATATAACCAATTTCTTACGGGATTACGTGAACAATCAGTGAACCTTAAAGAAATAGATGGCTGGGATAAGGATGCCATCAAAGGTTATGTTAAAGGCGTTTCAAAAAGAACTGCTGATGCCAAGACAGGCAGTGAGTTAAATGCAAGGAGAGATGCTTTGTATGCAGAAACCAAGGAGATTGGATCAGATATCTATACAGAAATGTATGCTAGTAGTAAACTAGATTCAAAAGCAAAAGTAGAACTGGTTCTTAAGCAATTGGGTGCAGAAACGGACAAAAAGCAGTTTATGCATTTGACAAGCAAAACGCATAAGATTTCAGAGAATCTACCACCACATGGTGATTTCAACATGTATTTCAGACGTGATGTTGTAAAAGCATTCGGTGATAAACATCTTAATTACAAAAAAGATTTACTTAGGCAGCAAGTTCATTTCTTCCGCTACTATCTGGATCGTCAAGCAATTTACTATATTCGCAATCATTACGAAGGTGCAAATGATTACGAGAAACTGTTAGCATATGGTAAAGAAAATAATATTGAATTTGATTACACAACCGGCTCTAACTACCATAACCGCTTTAATCCAAAAGATGGCTTCAAACGTCCCTATAATATGAAAGTTCAAGTCCCTCAGGGCAATTCAGCTAAAGGAAAAGATTTGAACAATGCCCGGATGGTGGAATTTATTGTGAATTTGGATACCGGCGAGTTTGACAGTCAATGGGATGCCTATGATAATCACAAGCTAGCAAATGGTCGCTATGATTCTAATCCAAATAATTATTTTAAAGATGAATTAAGGGAAATTGCTAACACGGAATCATTTAATTACGGCCCTTCAAAAGGTAATAATACGGATGTTTCGGGAATTTATCAAGGAAAACATGGAATGCTTGATGTGGATGGTACTCCTGAGCCAGCTACTCGAACTGAAGCAAAAAGACTATTTCGCTATGAAAATGATTTGGGTAAAACAGATGAAAAAACTGCTCATGTAGGTCAATTTGCGGATATTGTAAAAGGAGGAGGACATGAAGACTATGAAGCATGGCAACGTAATACAAAAGGAATGTCAGAAAAAGAAAAAATGGAAGAGTATAATAAATATAAAAGTTATGCTAGTGGCATTAAGCCTAGCGATCGCGGGTATAATAAGTATACTCGTAGCCCTGAGTACATCAAAGAGCATAAGTGA
- a CDS encoding DUF3958 family protein — protein MNHDQQLSELRRQEDQLFQKEREIVREKRNLEDELNRFEGYSSDAHRYLWDAFESYPSSRNFFDQLQEGFLHESRKISNSYLEELDELAIQKRKVEDDLNDIYHERKKLMIEKECDDGNRSLSR, from the coding sequence ATGAATCACGATCAACAACTATCGGAATTAAGAAGACAAGAAGACCAACTTTTCCAAAAAGAAAGAGAAATTGTAAGAGAAAAAAGAAATCTGGAAGATGAGTTGAACCGCTTTGAGGGCTATAGCTCTGATGCGCACCGTTATTTATGGGATGCATTTGAATCCTATCCTTCCTCTAGAAATTTTTTTGACCAACTTCAAGAGGGATTTCTTCATGAATCGCGAAAAATTTCAAATAGTTATTTAGAAGAGCTGGATGAATTAGCTATTCAAAAAAGAAAAGTCGAAGATGATTTAAATGACATCTATCATGAACGGAAAAAATTAATGATTGAAAAGGAGTGTGACGATGGGAATCGAAGTTTATCGCGGTAG
- a CDS encoding TIGR04197 family type VII secretion effector: MIEIKSNAETAQELAASIKSSGNALSGVASASKDEQTKLSGNDAAHQAIDTAKTKAEEIAATIESIGTNLQSVSTGFTVVDEAAATSIQ; the protein is encoded by the coding sequence ATGATTGAAATTAAAAGTAATGCTGAGACTGCACAAGAGTTAGCAGCTTCTATAAAAAGTAGTGGGAATGCACTTTCGGGAGTTGCATCAGCTTCAAAAGATGAACAAACCAAATTATCTGGTAATGATGCGGCCCATCAAGCCATTGATACTGCTAAAACCAAAGCAGAAGAAATTGCAGCGACGATTGAGTCAATTGGGACCAACCTGCAAAGCGTTTCAACTGGATTTACAGTAGTGGATGAAGCGGCTGCAACGAGCATTCAATAG
- a CDS encoding DHH family phosphoesterase has product MNVMNDILEKIQAYDTIIIHRHQNPDPDAIGSQVGLRDLLRAHFPQKRVLATGYDEPTLTWLAEMDEVKDKDYEGALVIVCDTANTPRIDDKRYTNGDFLIKIDHHPNDDAYGDLLWVDTDSSSTSELIALFAKELDLELPVSAARLLYAGIVGDTGRFLYPATSTRTFELAAYLRSIPFDFTALARQMDTINLKTAKLQGYVYDHLEIDEHGAARVTLTQELLKKFDLRDSETAAIVGAPGRIDTVSVWAIFVEQADGHFRVRMRSKRKVINEIAKRHNGGGHPLASGANSYSLEENDQIYKELQEVARTNEG; this is encoded by the coding sequence ATGAACGTAATGAATGACATTCTTGAAAAGATTCAAGCTTATGATACGATTATTATCCACCGTCATCAAAATCCGGATCCGGATGCGATTGGGAGCCAGGTGGGCTTGCGGGATCTCCTGCGTGCGCACTTCCCTCAAAAGCGGGTATTGGCAACTGGCTATGATGAGCCGACCTTGACTTGGCTTGCTGAGATGGACGAGGTCAAGGATAAGGATTATGAAGGGGCTTTGGTGATTGTCTGTGATACGGCTAATACTCCCCGCATCGATGACAAGCGCTATACGAATGGTGATTTCCTAATCAAGATCGACCACCATCCAAATGACGATGCTTATGGTGATCTGCTCTGGGTCGATACCGACTCTAGCTCTACCAGCGAGTTGATTGCACTTTTTGCTAAGGAATTAGATCTCGAACTTCCTGTTAGTGCTGCTCGTCTCCTCTATGCTGGGATTGTCGGCGATACGGGTCGCTTCCTTTATCCTGCTACTTCGACTCGGACCTTTGAGCTGGCTGCATATCTTCGAAGCATTCCCTTTGATTTTACAGCACTTGCTCGTCAGATGGATACGATCAATCTCAAGACAGCTAAGCTTCAAGGCTATGTCTATGACCATCTTGAGATCGATGAACATGGCGCTGCGCGTGTGACCCTAACACAAGAACTCTTAAAGAAATTCGATCTACGTGATTCAGAGACTGCTGCAATTGTCGGAGCTCCTGGACGCATCGATACCGTATCTGTTTGGGCTATCTTTGTTGAGCAGGCCGACGGTCACTTCCGTGTCCGGATGCGTAGCAAACGAAAAGTGATCAACGAAATTGCCAAACGACATAATGGTGGTGGCCATCCACTAGCGAGTGGAGCCAACTCCTACTCCCTCGAAGAAAACGACCAAATCTACAAAGAGCTACAAGAAGTGGCTCGCACGAACGAAGGCTGA
- a CDS encoding type B 50S ribosomal protein L31, with translation MKKDIHPEYRPVVFMDTTTGYKFLSGSTKYSSETVEFEGETYPLIRVEISSDSHPFYTGRQKFTQADGRVDRFNKKYGLK, from the coding sequence ATGAAAAAAGATATCCATCCAGAATATCGCCCTGTTGTCTTCATGGACACTACTACTGGTTACAAGTTCCTCAGCGGTTCAACTAAGTACTCTAGCGAAACAGTTGAATTCGAAGGTGAAACTTACCCATTGATCCGTGTTGAAATTTCATCAGACTCACACCCATTCTACACTGGACGTCAAAAGTTCACTCAAGCAGATGGACGTGTGGATCGTTTCAACAAAAAATACGGTCTCAAATAA
- a CDS encoding flavin reductase family protein — translation MKQTFETRKLYFGFPVFFLGYKDDAHGYNISTSSSTYTLGSMMVVAMRTKGNAVTEIKKHGSFTVNIPTEELLTEVEIAGFNSRKDKFALTGLDYTIGETVDAPMVTACPVSIECQVVEFVECGALTNIIARVTRREVEEDLIDEDGTFKSDTFSPISYIGDGAGRYYRNYKDGGVQMGSIIKKIRENEE, via the coding sequence GTGAAACAAACATTTGAAACACGTAAATTATATTTTGGATTTCCTGTGTTTTTCTTAGGATACAAGGATGATGCGCATGGCTATAATATTTCGACCTCTAGTTCAACTTACACTCTCGGTAGTATGATGGTGGTTGCTATGAGAACCAAAGGAAATGCCGTCACAGAAATTAAAAAACACGGATCGTTCACCGTGAATATCCCTACAGAGGAGCTCTTAACAGAAGTTGAAATTGCTGGTTTCAATAGCCGCAAGGACAAGTTTGCTCTTACAGGTCTAGACTATACAATTGGGGAAACTGTAGACGCTCCAATGGTAACGGCTTGTCCAGTTTCCATTGAATGCCAAGTTGTTGAATTTGTAGAATGTGGAGCATTGACCAATATTATCGCTCGTGTAACCCGTCGTGAAGTAGAAGAAGACTTGATTGACGAAGATGGTACCTTCAAGAGCGATACTTTCTCACCGATCAGCTATATTGGAGATGGAGCTGGCCGTTATTATAGAAACTATAAAGATGGTGGTGTTCAAATGGGAAGCATCATCAAGAAAATCAGAGAAAATGAAGAATAG
- a CDS encoding ABC transporter ATP-binding protein codes for MLECKDITVNYQGKTVLDHCNLSIKKGEIVGIMGESGSGKSTLARVILGIEKPSQGQVLLDGKTYSIKEDGVRILVVFQDSFHAVNPRFTVREILLEALPKDFPMDQVDTVLKEVGLPSEVLEKRARELSGGQLQRVCIARTLLLNPDVIIFDESLSGLDPKTQVQILQLLYKIHGKYQNTFIFIAHDEQLCQAICDRILILENGQFNREIQDVAEAT; via the coding sequence ATGCTGGAATGTAAAGATATTACGGTCAACTATCAAGGTAAAACTGTATTAGACCATTGCAATCTATCCATCAAAAAAGGTGAAATTGTTGGAATTATGGGAGAAAGTGGGAGTGGCAAGTCCACCCTGGCACGTGTTATCTTAGGAATTGAAAAGCCAAGTCAAGGACAAGTTCTCTTAGATGGCAAGACCTATTCCATCAAAGAGGACGGCGTCCGCATCTTGGTCGTTTTCCAAGATTCCTTTCACGCAGTCAATCCACGATTTACTGTGAGAGAAATCTTACTAGAAGCTCTTCCCAAAGATTTTCCGATGGACCAGGTCGACACTGTTTTAAAAGAGGTAGGTCTACCATCAGAAGTACTAGAAAAAAGAGCAAGAGAATTAAGTGGTGGCCAGTTGCAAAGAGTTTGCATTGCCAGAACCTTGCTCCTAAACCCAGATGTCATTATTTTTGATGAATCTCTTAGTGGTTTGGATCCCAAAACCCAGGTTCAGATTTTACAATTGCTTTATAAGATTCATGGTAAGTATCAGAATACCTTTATCTTCATCGCCCACGATGAGCAATTGTGCCAGGCTATTTGTGATCGCATCCTGATCTTAGAAAATGGTCAATTTAACCGTGAAATTCAGGACGTAGCGGAAGCTACCTGA
- a CDS encoding ATP-binding cassette domain-containing protein, which translates to MESFIIKDLSLVDQEESRLDRVSFTHPLGESLLVVGESGSGKTLLTKALIGIIPRNMKQTGSIHYGDLHLDSFSDKEWNAFRGQKIAYLVQNPMSMFNPFQTIWTHFYETIKSHSTLSKSECRKKALEVLEKVRIANPESVLQQYSFELSGGMLQRIMLGIILCLDPETIILDEPTSAVDRVNREMILSLIKDLLAQHKTVITVTHDYYLARELGGNMLVLENGKVVEFGKTEDLLTAPKESYTKELFLEQDLKQVIRNNAGM; encoded by the coding sequence ATGGAATCATTCATTATTAAAGATCTTTCTCTTGTCGATCAGGAGGAGTCTCGTCTGGATCGGGTGTCTTTCACCCATCCCCTAGGGGAATCCCTGCTAGTGGTGGGAGAAAGTGGATCTGGAAAAACGCTACTGACCAAGGCTTTAATAGGGATTATCCCTCGGAACATGAAACAGACCGGATCGATTCATTATGGGGATCTCCATCTAGATTCTTTTTCAGACAAAGAATGGAACGCCTTTAGAGGGCAGAAGATCGCCTATTTGGTTCAAAATCCTATGTCCATGTTTAATCCCTTTCAAACGATTTGGACGCATTTCTATGAGACCATAAAAAGTCACTCAACTCTTTCCAAAAGTGAATGCCGCAAGAAAGCTCTTGAGGTTCTAGAAAAGGTTCGGATCGCAAATCCAGAATCGGTTCTCCAGCAATACTCCTTTGAACTAAGTGGAGGCATGCTCCAACGGATTATGTTAGGCATTATCTTATGTCTCGATCCAGAAACGATTATACTGGACGAACCAACCTCAGCGGTTGATCGTGTGAACCGTGAGATGATCCTAAGCTTGATCAAAGACTTACTGGCTCAGCATAAGACGGTTATTACCGTTACCCATGACTATTATTTGGCGAGGGAACTCGGGGGCAATATGTTGGTCTTGGAGAATGGAAAAGTCGTTGAATTTGGAAAAACCGAGGATCTATTGACAGCTCCAAAAGAAAGTTATACCAAGGAATTATTCTTAGAACAAGATTTGAAGCAGGTGATCAGAAATAATGCTGGAATGTAA
- a CDS encoding ABC transporter permease translates to MKKSVMFSIFILGLLIFLALFASFIAPYDPQYVDVSNKLLSPSPQHILGTDQLGRDVFSRLLYGARYSLFLAVAISVLEVVTGFIVGLVVGWYQGKMEGAFLWLTNVLMAFPSFLLSLATVGILGQGMSNMIIAIVIIEWIYYARIVTNLVISTKQEPYVISSQIMGMGSIHILKKHILPFIYKPVLVILLMNIGNIILMISGFSFLGIGVQPNVSEWGLMLHDARAYFRVAPWMMIAPGLAIFLTVISFNLFGEYIEEKGEKNGIIHY, encoded by the coding sequence ATGAAAAAAAGTGTGATGTTTTCCATTTTCATATTAGGTCTATTGATTTTCCTTGCTTTGTTTGCCTCCTTTATAGCGCCTTATGATCCGCAATATGTAGATGTTTCTAATAAGCTCTTAAGTCCAAGTCCCCAACATATTTTAGGGACAGATCAATTGGGTAGAGATGTTTTTTCGAGACTCTTATATGGTGCGCGTTATTCCCTATTCTTAGCTGTCGCAATTAGTGTCTTAGAAGTAGTGACCGGCTTTATCGTAGGTTTGGTTGTAGGTTGGTATCAAGGAAAAATGGAAGGTGCCTTTCTTTGGCTGACCAATGTCTTGATGGCCTTTCCGAGTTTTCTTCTTTCACTTGCTACTGTTGGAATCCTAGGACAAGGAATGAGCAATATGATCATTGCCATTGTCATTATCGAATGGATCTACTATGCAAGGATTGTGACAAATTTGGTCATTTCTACCAAACAAGAGCCCTATGTCATTAGTTCTCAGATCATGGGAATGGGTTCCATTCACATTCTTAAAAAGCATATTTTGCCCTTTATCTACAAGCCCGTACTGGTGATTCTTCTCATGAACATCGGGAATATCATTCTGATGATTTCTGGTTTTTCTTTCTTAGGAATTGGAGTCCAACCCAATGTTTCAGAGTGGGGCTTAATGTTGCATGATGCGCGGGCCTACTTCCGAGTGGCGCCTTGGATGATGATCGCACCAGGCTTAGCTATCTTTTTAACCGTCATTTCCTTTAACCTATTTGGTGAATATATCGAAGAGAAAGGAGAGAAGAATGGAATCATTCATTATTAA